The genomic region ATAGGGCCTTCTGCTGGTAAATCCACAAAGCTTACTTCGCCTAAATCATCTTGCCCCTTATCTGAAAGACCAATGATGTAGTGAGTTTCTTTCTTTTCTACCCAAAATCCTTCTTGACTATATTTTATCTCTGACATTCTACGACCTCCATCATTTTCATATACTTCTTCATTATAACCAACAAAAACCAACAAAGATATTTTTTTACTTTATTCCGTAGTGTTCTTCATCTTCCGATAGCATATAACTATTATAGTGAAAGCGCATGGACATCACGAGTCCAATGGCTAGCATATTTCCTAATAAAGCTGAGCCTCCTTGCGAAATGAACGGCAATGGAATACCGGTAATTGGCAACAGTCCGATTGTCATTCCGACATTTTCCAAAACGTGGAAGAGAATCATCATGATAACACCAGCAGTCATATAGGCATAAAACTCATTTTTTGTATCAAAACAAATACGAATCATTTGATAAATTAATAGAAAATAGATAAAAATTAAAAAACAACCACCGATAAACCCAAAGTTTTCTCCAATAGTTGAAAAGATCATATCGGATTCACGAACCGGCACATATACTTCTGAAACGCCTAGCCCTTTTCCGAATAATTGACCCGATCCAATGGCTTTCATACTCTGAGCTAACTGGAAGGCATCTCCACGACTATCTCCGAAAGGATTTAGCCAAGAATCAATACGCGCAAATTGATAGGGCATGAAGCCTAAATTAAGTAGAATGTTACGATTATAAATAACTAAATAAATTAAGAATGCACCGATCACACCGATAAAGCTAAAGAGTGGCATTAATATTTTCCAACTAATTCCTGATAGAAGTGTCATCCCAATAATAATAGCTAAGTAAACCAGAACCGTTCCTAAATCATTTTGTGCCATAATCAATACCAAAAGTGGCAGTGACCATAGCCCAATACGCAGAATTAGTTTCCCGTCTGTTTTAACAGTCCGTTCTGGCGTATCCATATTATGTTGGGTAATAACACGCCCTAGCATCATAATCAGTGATATTTTCACAACTTCTGAAGGTTGAAATGACACGGAACCGATCACAAACCAACTCTTGGCGCCTTGCATGATATAACTCGTGCGGTCATAAAAAATCAAGATTAATATTAATAAGACAACTCCGATACCATAGGCAATCGGTGCCAGTTTCCACAGCTGTTCCGAATCAAAAAACATCATCACACCTGCCGCAACGCTCCCAATAATATACCAAAGCATATGCATCAGAGTGGGCCTTAAACTTGGCGTCCCACTCATTAAATAAGTGGTCGAATAAATCGTTAAAAAACTAATAAGAGCTAGAAGGATAATAGACAGGATAATGCCATAATCAATCTTTGATACATCCGACTTCGATTTTAATTGTTGGTTTCTCATAAATATTTCCTTTCTGTTCGACACATACTTCATTCAATCATTATATAGAACAATGTCTTAAAAAAAAAGCGGTAATCCCAGAAGTATCCAGAATTACCGTTCTGACTATTAGTGTGACGTGTGAGTATCTTTGAATAAAGCGCGTTTTAGAACTTGTTTAGGCATTAACGCTTGGCCATTTTCTGAGTAAATTATCGACACATATGGAAAATTTTTATCAACTGGTTCTTCGTGCGCGTGTTTATAATCGTATATGATAACGTTCAAAACGCCGCCTAGTATAAAAACAATTCCTAAGAGGTAGAGCCAAATCATCAAGACGATAAAGACGCCAATGGTACCCGTTCCGATGGATGCTCCACCCGCCAAACTAATATAAAGCGAAAATAATTGTGAAACCAACAAGAAACCTAGTGTAGTCAAAATCGCTCCGGGTACCGCATATTTTAGTGGCCATTTTACGTTAGGAATAAAGTAATAGATAAAGGTCATAATGATAATCAATATACCAAACGCCACAATCCATCTAAAGTATTCAAAAGCCGTTATAATACCTAAAATATCAATCGGGATTAAAGATTGAATAAGCTCTAAAATTTCACGTCCAAACACAAAAATAAAGGCAACTGCACCAACTAAACTAACCATTAACAACACGGTTAAGAAGGAGAAGATACGTGAAATAATAAAGTTTTTCCGCTCATCCGCATCATAAACTTGATTTAAAACACGTTGAAAGACGGTAAAGGCTTTAGAGGCAGGCCACAGAGAAATAATAATCCCAATTGAAATCGCCCCGCCATTTCCACCCTCTAGATAACCTTCTAAAATAGGAAGAATGATGGTAGCTACTTGGTCAGGGACACCTAACTCGACATATTCTAGTACTTGATCCGTTGGAATTGGTAAAAAAGGAATAAAATTGGCGAGTGCTAATAATAAGGGAAACAAAGCTAATAAAACATAGTAAGCCAGCTCCGCTGCTTGTCGGCCAATTTCCGCTCGTTTAAAATGTTCTAA from Jeotgalibaca dankookensis harbors:
- a CDS encoding FtsW/RodA/SpoVE family cell cycle protein, with the translated sequence MRNQQLKSKSDVSKIDYGIILSIILLALISFLTIYSTTYLMSGTPSLRPTLMHMLWYIIGSVAAGVMMFFDSEQLWKLAPIAYGIGVVLLILILIFYDRTSYIMQGAKSWFVIGSVSFQPSEVVKISLIMMLGRVITQHNMDTPERTVKTDGKLILRIGLWSLPLLVLIMAQNDLGTVLVYLAIIIGMTLLSGISWKILMPLFSFIGVIGAFLIYLVIYNRNILLNLGFMPYQFARIDSWLNPFGDSRGDAFQLAQSMKAIGSGQLFGKGLGVSEVYVPVRESDMIFSTIGENFGFIGGCFLIFIYFLLIYQMIRICFDTKNEFYAYMTAGVIMMILFHVLENVGMTIGLLPITGIPLPFISQGGSALLGNMLAIGLVMSMRFHYNSYMLSEDEEHYGIK
- a CDS encoding YihY/virulence factor BrkB family protein — its product is MKSLKLPNTVTIILEHFKRAEIGRQAAELAYYVLLALFPLLLALANFIPFLPIPTDQVLEYVELGVPDQVATIILPILEGYLEGGNGGAISIGIIISLWPASKAFTVFQRVLNQVYDADERKNFIISRIFSFLTVLLMVSLVGAVAFIFVFGREILELIQSLIPIDILGIITAFEYFRWIVAFGILIIIMTFIYYFIPNVKWPLKYAVPGAILTTLGFLLVSQLFSLYISLAGGASIGTGTIGVFIVLMIWLYLLGIVFILGGVLNVIIYDYKHAHEEPVDKNFPYVSIIYSENGQALMPKQVLKRALFKDTHTSH